The stretch of DNA TCATCGGATAAGAACCTTGCTCTGGTTACCACAAATGATATAAAACGCGGAAGCAATTGATAAATTGTAAGCAAAGATTTTAGACTTGAATTCCAGCAACAACCAAAGACGGAATAAACAAGTACAACCAACCTGGATTCGTTAGTTTCAGTGTGACAAACATCAATAAACAACGAGATTTCAACGATGATTGCAGTAGCAAAATAACAAGGGTTTATGTTGTGGAATTAACAACAGCAATAGGATCGAAATAACACGAACTAGCGACCATACGAAACGAACAGAAACGATGCAAGAACACGATGAACAGTAACACTGTGAATAGTGACGGATGAATAGTAACACGGTGAACAGTAACACGTGGGATATTTAGCTTTGAGATTCGACCTGAATTCGCGCCTAATAACGAAGGAACTCGAAGCCCAAGTTACAGTCGCGGGTTGATCTGAAGTACGGTCTCAAATCAAAGGGTTTGTGATCAAAAGCTTGATCGATTTTCTGGAATTATACTTCCAACGTTTAATGAGGAAATACGCAGCACACACCTATGCCTTATATAGGCCACACTCTAGGTTACAATAGCTGATCTTAAAAGAACTTATtcttgacaaaaaaaaaagaaagataataagaaaatagggaaataagaAAATATCTTAAAGCTAGAATAAGCAAATAAATACTAGATCTTAACCAACAGCTTTTCCACACGCCAATAAGCAGCTCAAGGAACATCGATAATTAGAACCCCGACTCCTTGGACTTGAAAATGCGAGCCCACATAAGCTAACACTCGAGAACTAGTAGTAACCAGCTCGTGTTCATTTGTTGGACCTAACGTGACTTCCTCGACTTCAAATGCATCAATGGGAACCGTCTTAAAATAGGTTTATTATCATTTATGTTTGGATTTATTTCATCGATGAAGTCTATGTATTATTTAATAGTTACATAAAAATAattattaatttgtatgtttcaaaaaaaaatatcGAAGATGCTAAAACAATGATATAAAATCTATGTAAATGAGAATAGACATGGGACGAAGTGAAAATCGGCCCAGGTCATAATTTTACTCTAGCTTCGTCGTtgtcattcattcataaacatgAATGCGAGAGTCAGTAATGAGTGACACGGGTGTCCTCACATCCATATTACAAGATAACAATGCAACATACACGCAAAACATAAAATTTCGACTTATCATATGATCATGAGAAGAACAATAAACAACAAGACCACCATAGAGTGATGGCACAAAGCACGAGACTCGATAAGTATACTTAAGGAAGTAGGAACACAGAATTACAACAAATGTTTCGACATTGTAGAGAGCATGACTTGTTAGACTCGTGACCAAAGTTCTGACATTTTGAGCCCAGATTAATGACCAAATTTATGTCATCATGAACCGAGCACCACTATAGTGTCCCACGATCAATCTTCCGACATCAAGGATGGTTTCCATACATGTGAGTTTGTATTCAGTAAAATGGACCTCTTTTAAGGTTTAAATCATGGAAGAAAACAATTAAACTGCAAATAGGTTAAATCTCAGTCTTCTTTGCAAATAATCAGGCCTACCAGTTGACATATTATGAGTCAATAACACCATTACCCAAGTGTCTCCATCTCTCAACGGCTCAGTAACTCAGTTTATGGAGGAATAAGCGGTTACACTTGCACAGTTTTACTGGTGTATTTCTACATGTCTTGTATAATGAGTTAATAGAGCAGTATGCCCCCTGTACCGTAAAAGTAACAGAGATTGCACCTTATAGGAGCATCAAATTTACTTGCATCACCAATAATCTCCACAAGAACAAACACCATCCTGGAACTTGTGAAATCTGTTTGCATCTCGCACCAAAAACACTCTCCCTAAAACCTTCGATAAACCCTTGATGAACTCATGGCAATCTCCACAAACCCTCAAGTTCTTGAAAACCCGTATCACTTTCCTCTCATTTCCCTTCCCTTCAGACAGCAATGCCAGACCAATAGCCAACTTCTCACTATGAACTCTCAAATTTTCCTCCTTCGATTCTTCTTCGACATCGTGAAATGCAAACCTGACCTCGTGGGTGTACCCCAACTCTTCTTTCAACCTTTTCTCCATCTCGATCAAAGTTTCATGGATATTCCCAATAAGAGGATGAGTATCATCCCCACCATAGAAGTAATGGACCTTTTTGTCGATCTCGACCCAGCTTTGACCTGCCTCTTTCTTTAATCCCTTCCTCTTTACGGCCTCTCTCAGCTGTTGACACTCCTTCCAGTAGCCGGCATTTGCATAAATTTGTGACATAATAACATAATTAACTGGGTTATCTCCGTCCAGTTCCAAGATGatatttcctatttcttttccGAGGTCCAAGTCTCCATGAACTCTACAGGCACTCAGCAATGTCTGCCATACACCCATGTTAGGTTTCATTGGCATGCTATCGATGAGGCTCTTCGCTTCTTTTAGTCGCCCAGCTCGACCTAGGAGATCAACCATGCAAGAATAATGTTCTACCTGTGGATTAATCCAGCGGTTGCTGCACAATTTTGAGAAGTATTCCTCACATTCCTCAATCAAACCCGAATGGCTGCACGCTGATAAGATAGCCAAATAAGTTATCCCTTCGGGTCTGATGTTTTCTGCTGTCATTTTAATGAAAAGTTTCACAGCTTTTTTTCCTAAACCATGTTTCCCATAACCAGTAATCATGACAGTGTAAGAAATCCTGTTTTTCACTGGCATTTCTTGAAAAGTTCTCTCTGCTTCTTCCATTAATCCACATTTGAGATACAAATCGGCAATAGAGTTGCCTACTTCTACTTCTAAACCAGTCGGGATTTTGATGGCGTAAGCATGAAGCTGCCTTCCATGTTCTGCAAATGCAAAATCAGCAAAGACACCAATCAATCCAGAAAGAGTGAATGAATCTACTTGTATACCACTCACTCTAAGTTCTCTCAACAAGCTCATACTCTCTAACAAATCACCTCCCTGTGCATAACCTAAAACTAAAGATGCCCACGACACTAAACTCCGGTCTTCCATGTGATCAAATAGCTTACGCGCCTCAGGTAAGTACCCACATTTTACATACAAGTCAATTAGTGCTCCTATAAGAGGTACATGCGCTGATATCAAAAACCCTCTAGTGATCAAGGCAGCATGTATTTGAGTACCGCTGGCAATAGCCTTGATAGTGGCACAAGCTTTGAGAACTGAAGTCAAAGTAAATTCATCAGGCATCACTCTTTGTTTCTGCATTTCTGAGAACAAGTATATTGAAACCTTCCCGTCACCATGGGAGCTGTAACCTGCTATGATAGtattccaagctactcgatccCTTAAATTCATCTCATCAAACAATTGAGCTGCTCTTGAAATCGCCCCACACTTTACATACATATCAATAAGAGAATTACCTACTACTGAAAATTTATCAAATCCGTCTTTCAGACATAAGCTATGAAGTTGCATACCGTTTTCAGGAATACCCAGAAGCCCAGATGCTTTAAAACAAGCAGAGAAGGTGTATTCATTTGGTCTAACATCAGAAAATCCCATCTCATGAAAAAGAGACAATGCTCTTTCAGCATCGCCCTGGTGTAAACACCCACAAATGAGAGCAGTCCAAGTTACTACATTTCTTTCGAGCATTATGTCGAACACCTTATATGCACTGTCCATTCTTTGGCATTTTCCATACATACCAATAAGGTCATTGCATATTATCATGTCATCGAAAAACCCAAGCTTAATTGCAGATGCATGAACCTGCATCCCTTGTTCTAACAGCAAATTCTTTGAACAATTTCTCAAAAGCTTTGCTATCTTCAACTGTTCTCTTCTTAATAAGCTTAAGGATTGGTTCATTGCGAACCAAGATCGAGCTCAATATAATTTGTTCCACTTGGTAAAAAGACTGAAATTTGTCGCGGACGAGTACGAAAGTTACACGATTAGCAGAAGTTGAGGGAGTGAAAACGCTCAAGTTCAGACGTTGTGGTGGTTAGTAAATCCCAAATTGGTTTTTAAGAAGGGAACCCACACCAGCACACCACCTGCCTGGGAATACCTATATCTCTCTACCAGATTCAACCCGAGTAAAAGCGTGACAGTTCATTTTCGCCGACAATATGATACACGAGATCCAGTCTCTACCAGTAGATCAAGACCATAACGATACAAAGGAGGACGACATTTGCGATAAGTTTGTGGCAGCCAACTTTAAACAAACCAGACTTTACTAACACGAATTACTCTTCCCAGCAAAAAACTTAGAGCTCTCGTTTACAAAAAAGAAAGGGTACAGGTAGCTTAATATAATTACTTGACTCGTCATTCAAGATCCATTTCTTATCAGAGCGTAGATTCTGCCATCATAATTTACTCATTAATACAAAAGTCAAAGAGATCACAAATCTTTACAAAGTAAACCTCACAAAAACAAGCTCTGGTGTATAATCTTAAAGTAAAGTTCATACATCAGAATTGACAGAATAAAAACTAGTACAGCAGCTGAGCAAATTTGATCCTTTGACCCTAGGATAACTTCATGCTTAAGTTTCAACCGAACAGTGAGAGGCCAAAGATGACAATGGTAACGTACACACTGCAATCCAAGAACAGCGCACCGCCGACATTCTGCAACATCAAACCCAGCTCTAATGCCCTACCAGCATCTTCAGCCCAAGCATACCCATCACCCAAAAGAGAACTGTTATTATCTTTATCGCCTCTTGACAAATTCTTCTGATTATCCGGAAGAAGTCTCCGAACAATCAATGTTATATTGGTTATTAGAACCAGGAAAAGCGGCCGAAATAATATGATCCACCTAAATATCCTGCTCCCAACTATAGGAAATCCAGCATATGACAAGACAACCAAGATTGCCATAGCTACAGCACACAAAAACCGGTCATGCTCTGTAATCAATACAGCAGCACTTACTTGCTTTGATGTCACATTACTAATGGGAATTTGTTGGGCGATTCGTAGTATGACATCTGTAGCAGTTAGAATTACCTTTTGTGCCACTGAAGGAGGATCTCGTTCGCCTCTATCTTGAGATATGAAGGCTCTCATAGGCTCACTTGTTGCCCCGGATTTTCTCATAAATGATTGTTCGTTACTTCGGCCATCTAATGCATCATCCTGACCAAGTCTAGCAGGAAGATGATCCCTGGTTGGGGTAATGTATGAGGAAGTGTCTTCCTCGATTTGAGAAACTGCAATAACAAAAGACAGAATTCTAAGCATCAGCAACAGACTTCAACCTGGAACAGACCACAACATTGCGCAAACAGTTTAATCAGATTGGGTTTTGATTGGTTTATTTCGGATAGGGTCATTCGAGTATGCCTTATTTTCAATTGGTTCTTTCTATTTCATTTCATAATGGTATTGATTAGTTCTACTTCGAGTGGAGTACAGGTTCGACTCAAGCAATATCAAATCAAGTGAGATATGAGTCAAAGCTTAGGTCGGATATGAAAACATCGATTCAACCTATATAATAGTGCCAATTGCCCGATAGTGAGTTCCTTAACATTTGTTACTATAGACCAGATAGACAAAAGATGGCTATACCTTTTGTGGCTGGTTTAAATAACAGCCAAAAGCTCAAAATTGAAACGTCAGAAAGCTTAACTCTatccacgaccaccaccacccgCCCCCTCGTCGAAAAAGACCAGATAAACTTAACAGACACAAGTTATGAGTTATGACAAACCAATAGCTTACAGAAATATTGCTAGCACAAGAAGACTAAAACTGGGCTTTTGATTATACATTTGATCCTCGTCGAGCAATATAGGTAACCAATACGCCTAAAATTGGACACTAGAGGCCAGCCAAATGAAACTGTAACCTCCACCCTTACCCATTTTTCTTGCCTGTCATTTATGTCTGTTCTTTTGTCCTGTAATATCAAACAAGTCGTTACCCAATCATTCTGGGACAACGGTTTTGCCGTTGTAGTATCAATGTCAACGTGGTACCATAGATCAGAGTTGCAATAATATTACAAATTTTCCAATTAAAAGTGGAGAGCAAGGTAACATGATATAAGCTTAACGAGCCTTCATAATCTGATAATCATAAATACTTCAGAAATCAAACTTATCATATATAGAATTTGGCAGTGACAGACCTAAAATTCATGATATCCTTATGAAGAATGTAAGAATACTTGTTTTTCGAAAACGAAAAAATTATTGTCCATAAACATTCGAAACGCGTCTAAACTCGAAATAAACTGAAAGTagttcaacaattaaaaatgagATACCAAAATGTTCAAACATTTTCCAAGAAAGAAAGTagttcaacaattaaaaatgagATACCAAAATGTTCAAACATTTTCCAAGAAAGTATCTATCATTGTTTTTAAGAACTTCTCCAAGTTTCTTCTAAATTACTCTACGTTGTAGAACTTACATAGGCATCCAAAGAATGCTAAACCAAAACTGTTATTGGACAATCTTTGACTATCTATTTGGATGACAGGATTTGAAGGGAAAGGGAGGAGTAGGAATCTCCGTATATGGTTAGCAAATAGGGGTGTGGAGGGATTTGAAGGGAAAACTCccttgctccattcccccaccccTACTCTTATCTCCCTTTCCTTCCCCTCCATCCCCCTCCACTACTCTTATTGTATCCACACAAAAGGTAAATTGCAAAGCTTGGGCAAGAATCAAAGGCTTAGGGGTATATTGCAAAACATATTGGTCTCAGCATCGTCACAAAGAATATTAAAGGCAAAATCCTAAAATCCCCCGAAAACCTAATCCTTTCACAATAGAGATTGTCAACGCTAGCCAcaagagaaagcaactagttgaAGCTACATGCTTCCTTGAAAATAAAAGCTGAAGGTCATAAAAACATTAACTTCGTCGCAATCAATCATATGATGCAGTTTATCGTAGTTTTCGAATTACCAAGATCCCATAAAAGATGAAACAATGTATTATGTACCCATTGGACTTTTTGGTATCATTTTGTCTTCTTCTATTCAAGCTACCTGCTTCCTTCAAAATGGAAATTAATAAACTCCTCGAAATCGCCTCTTTCGCAGTGAGGCATCATAGATTAACAACGTCGAACATGACTAAGCTCAACTACTTGATAGGCTTTAAATCAAATACCCATTTAACTCGGCTATTTTAATCCTCAATTAATGCGAAAAATTATTCCAACAAgggcgaaaacataattaacaactTTTGGGAATTGAAATTAATTGAATCAAataagaatggaagaatgaaataggaaagaaaaaaaaaaaagaataccaGAAGGAAGAGGGGAGGGATCAAAGGGTGGAGAAGAACCGGGATCATTATTAGGTTTACGACCGGTGATTAGGGCTAGACGATCTTGTCCACCTTGTAGAATACGACGTCGTCTTGCATCTCTTCCACTTTCCCCCATTTTTTTTACAAATCAAAAAAATTAAACAGAGGTGGAAGTAATGGATGGATGAACGAACGAACGAAGGAATGAATATCCCCAGTTTCAATCTGATGTAATGTAAATATTCGTTTTTGTTACACATAGTTAAATATACTGTAAAATAATTAAGGGAAAAAACAGAAAATGTCAGAAGTGGGATTTGAACCCACGCCCTCGTTAGAGGACCAGAACTTGAGTCTGGCGCCTTAGACCACTCGGCCATCCTGACACTTATAATTATCCCCTCACTTGATCAttctataatacttcctccgtttcatttttttcttcacaaaatttcatttgtgacggcgatatctgtcacaaacttgtgacggatatcgtttcctctcacaaatgacccgtgagaggtgagtgggaagcacatgggagtgccccaccttatcccctctcctctttttgtgagaggtcacaagtaAGACTAGCTATTATTTCTTTACGTTTCTTTTTCGCTTAAAGGTAGAGATTCAGAGGAGGTCATTTGGGGTTTTAACAAGTGTGTATTGGTGAGTGAAATAATTAAGGGTAGTTTGGGTAGTTTAGGTAAGTTAAAGTCGTAATGTCGTGGCGTAGATCGGGTTTTATAAAAACCGTTAACGTAATCCAATTTAGGTGTTAAGTTTTTAGATTAAGAAAAATTTAAGGTGGTTATTAATAAAAGTAGACATATAAGGGAGTTATTTACAAAAAAATGGTACATATAAGGAGGTTATTTACAAAAAACACTAAGGTTAAGAAAGTGGAAGCAAATGAGCTATgtaatatttattttgatatattGTTGTGTGTGGACCTCATAAATTATAGAAGGATAGGATAGTCATTTAATGGGCAAAGTGATATCTATATAAAGAAATGTAAAGAATCAAATGGAACGGACTAAAAAGCAATACGCAAAGAAACAAATGAAACGGAAAAAATAGTATTTTTTTCATCCATTTAACGATAATAAATTGTTACTACACGTAATTAAGTTGCATATGTAATGACTAAATTATGTGGAAATTTCTCATACATGTTACCCCTTTATTTTGTCAAATTTCTCACGTTATTAAAAACCAATATTGGAAGACCTACAGATCAACTACGGTCAAGTATTGATGGGCATTAGGGGGAAGCAATAATAGCATTACGAGTAACTTATCGATTAGACTATTTTAGATTGCTAGCATTAGTTATCATCCTAATTCCATGTTTTACATTTCGATTTAAGAGATTGCGAAGCTGTTATTTTAAGGGATAGTTGTTTTGATAAAAATTTACCGAATTACTAATTTATGTTGTGAGTTAAAGCGATCAATCTAAGGCCTACGAACGAAGTAAATTCAACGATGGGGTGATTAAATGAGCTGTGAGCCTGTGACACATGGCATACGATGGGGTAGCCGGTTGTTACTTTTATATAatatactagtattggtgtccggcttcgcccgggctacctctacttaccattaaaaaaaattaattaaataaaattaattaaagttgcataacccataaatttatcattaatatattttttatgacatatcctaaaattacaatgaaataaatttGGAAAATGAGACAAATTcattactcccgctattaatactttcctcttattaatgaaataatagtaataaaatttcactacttgcccgtaacagtgttactttcactactcccgccgtaattattgttactgtcactattgccgcattaatattgaaaTTTCGCTACTCCCGCCATTGTTACtatcactattgccgcattaatattgattatttcactactgctcccgttgttgtttctaacactttcactaatctcgctggtaatattgttacttttactattcaaatgagtcattatcatataactatatctaaTGTTACTATAACTATTTTCTTTActaacgaaattacttttactacttaggcatgcaattttaagatgattatatatttataaaaatattttacatatatgcattaaatcaaatcgaacgaattatgcaatattatatattatggaatctgttccgggtgtaattccagagcagttatacgttaccacccgcgcttgtagaatgacgtctttagttgaatcctccttgcggtctcctgaaacgatgaacaaactgagggctcggctttggaccgagcgaactcactccgacgctcaagtcagtaaacttagagagataagttgttgttacttggcgaggtatatattgtagagagataaggaagatattaccagatgaatagtgattcttaggttaaattgtcgatcccctcctcaatgagagttgaggagtatttatagactttcaccttttgtcacgtagtggccaagtggccaagtggctagcgggtggaaagactgatctacccctcggccgagggacccatggcaggccggcgggccctgttgactcaccgccgaggggtcttggatatgagttcgcggatgtgtgcctcggctggctagttgtccccgccgaggcacaggagacaggccgacaggtggcgtcggttaggtttgtctaagccgttgacttcttgtggatatctttgaccttgctcaatatcttTGATCGGTCGGgtcgaatatgccccatcaatttgccccagcgtagtctatgccgtggtatgggctccgatgtatgttgagcgtatattctgcgcaagtaaaaatttctgccccggcttcttctacctcggcgtggctctgcttaggccgtaccatatcccccctccacatggttgtgtaatggacatccgatgtggaaagggcaatgacgctggctgagaccagggtggagagtgccggttgtttttgattgccccctggccggtgcttttctggcttggttgatcatgtggccggcggagaaacggatacttaggaatttgttgaggaagatgaacaggcagagagatatgaaggggcgtgttgaagacgcttggtcactgttgcattgattgtcgttcaactgttgcaacgattgacatcccgtggttgcatgtctgacacgtgtctgtttgctgattggctgacgtttcatgggctacgccctgattggtccttcttcatgggctttttcctataaatagggcagttagtccctgaaattggccaccaatttcattttctataaaattttcttctttctagccttctttgacgaaacttctctctagctttcagacTTGTTACTCCGGCGTggcatttttcttcaaggtaaacgatcaaatttttaatttttctcactaagttttcgttgtgaatcatgtcttctgctgatgccggtcctagtaactgtgcgccggggggttccccgccgcgtcttgatgaggaggagatgctagatgccatcccgataaggtctgggggccctaggtctccgtctcccgaagtcgatccaaaagctttggaggattgggaggacgatgatgatgatgatgacgacggtGATGATGCTTTGGTGATGATGCTTTGAAAGGGCTCATCCCGATGAGGGGAGCGAtgacgttatggatcacggcgaggcaCGTAAGGTCCGCCTGGACCGTgtctggacccataagttcgccggttgttccggcgagacatttttcgagggccatttctactttggcGAAGGggtacaagattgttatccccgaggagggccGAGCCATCTGTTgtcctccaccgggttgcaccggcgtatacatccggcacttggagtacgggctccgatttccgctgaatgattacgtcatggctatcattagagccatgaacgtcctcgtggcccaactgcacccgttggctattaggaccatagtcggctttgtctggctctgtctcttcaagggggaggtcccaacggttaatttattccgtcggcttcaccaccttcggccgtcgtttCCCGGTCGTGTCGGATGGTACGGCGTGCGAAGTGGAGCGGGTTacatctccgttgataagctttcctcctgcaaggactggaaagatcggtgggtgtacgttgaggtgcttgggatgactatccattgcccggtccttccaaagcaccaagttaatttgcggtgcgagacgcggcggagcatgacggatgggtcaccggaaaaagcttaagatggacgccttgacAAGGTCCttcttaatgaggatgagaagctggcgatgaggctctttgagacggacaagagtggggtgtcgaaaagatggatccctccgacgcagatcattcttcaggatgaaccgctctgccatgtcggcctcataccggccctagcgcagggtgagtggggtcggtgtggggcccatctctgctctcaacGTTTCTGTTTCTTGAATTTCGATTTACTTCTacttacttaactcttgctttgcttcctttgcagaccactttggaccgtaCCTTTCTGAGGATATCCTTCGGAggatggggctgcacaaggataagaccgttgctga from Silene latifolia isolate original U9 population chromosome 10, ASM4854445v1, whole genome shotgun sequence encodes:
- the LOC141605544 gene encoding putative pentatricopeptide repeat-containing protein At3g15130, which encodes MNQSLSLLRREQLKIAKLLRNCSKNLLLEQGMQVHASAIKLGFFDDMIICNDLIGMYGKCQRMDSAYKVFDIMLERNVVTWTALICGCLHQGDAERALSLFHEMGFSDVRPNEYTFSACFKASGLLGIPENGMQLHSLCLKDGFDKFSVVGNSLIDMYVKCGAISRAAQLFDEMNLRDRVAWNTIIAGYSSHGDGKVSIYLFSEMQKQRVMPDEFTLTSVLKACATIKAIASGTQIHAALITRGFLISAHVPLIGALIDLYVKCGYLPEARKLFDHMEDRSLVSWASLVLGYAQGGDLLESMSLLRELRVSGIQVDSFTLSGLIGVFADFAFAEHGRQLHAYAIKIPTGLEVEVGNSIADLYLKCGLMEEAERTFQEMPVKNRISYTVMITGYGKHGLGKKAVKLFIKMTAENIRPEGITYLAILSACSHSGLIEECEEYFSKLCSNRWINPQVEHYSCMVDLLGRAGRLKEAKSLIDSMPMKPNMGVWQTLLSACRVHGDLDLGKEIGNIILELDGDNPVNYVIMSQIYANAGYWKECQQLREAVKRKGLKKEAGQSWVEIDKKVHYFYGGDDTHPLIGNIHETLIEMEKRLKEELGYTHEVRFAFHDVEEESKEENLRVHSEKLAIGLALLSEGKGNERKVIRVFKNLRVCGDCHEFIKGLSKVLGRVFLVRDANRFHKFQDGVCSCGDYW
- the LOC141605545 gene encoding uncharacterized protein LOC141605545, whose amino-acid sequence is MGESGRDARRRRILQGGQDRLALITGRKPNNDPGSSPPFDPSPLPSVSQIEEDTSSYITPTRDHLPARLGQDDALDGRSNEQSFMRKSGATSEPMRAFISQDRGERDPPSVAQKVILTATDVILRIAQQIPISNVTSKQVSAAVLITEHDRFLCAVAMAILVVLSYAGFPIVGSRIFRWIILFRPLFLVLITNITLIVRRLLPDNQKNLSRGDKDNNSSLLGDGYAWAEDAGRALELGLMLQNVGGALFLDCSVYVTIVIFGLSLFG